The Chitinophagales bacterium genome contains the following window.
ATTCCGAAGTAGAAAGTTTTGTTCCTTCTCCCAAATTATGCCACGCTGTTCCATCCCATGCGGCAATATTATTAACCACTTTTCCATCTGCATATTTAAACAAGCCGCCAGCAATCAATTGATTATTATAAACAGATAATGCATCTACCTCACCCGAATTTAAGGCGCTTAAACCTCTACCAAGTGTTTCCCATTTCTTTCCTGTCCATTTTTTAATATAGCCTCCAAAGTCCCCTCCTGCATAGAGCGTATCATGGTAGAATTGCATGCAAAGGACTTCGTCTCCTAAGCCTGGTAACCCGGTTCCTTCTATATAAGTGTCCTCTTTCATAGCTGCAATACCTCCGCCTGTGGCGTAATAAATGGTATCATGCTTTGCTAATAATGACTTAATAGGTTTTGCAAAATATCCTCCATTTACTTCTGTTGTAATCCAATTCATACCATTCCAGATTGCCAACATTCTTGACACAGTATCTCCGGCATAGTAAAAATCACCACCTACATACAACCATTGATTAACACTATCAAATGCCATGGATCTTACATCAGCACTTTGAAAGGAACGTTCTGGTCGTACACCTTCACCCAACGGCAGCCAGGTTTGAGCATAGGTTATTTGAAAAGTAAATAGCTGTAGTAAAAAGTAAAGGAGCGTTTTCTTCATTCAGAAGTTTAACAACAGTCCTAAGACCTTAATATAGGTCAAAAGTTTAATAGAAGAAATAAGGATAAGGTTGCTTATTCCTTCAC
Protein-coding sequences here:
- a CDS encoding T9SS type A sorting domain-containing protein, yielding MKKTLLYFLLQLFTFQITYAQTWLPLGEGVRPERSFQSADVRSMAFDSVNQWLYVGGDFYYAGDTVSRMLAIWNGMNWITTEVNGGYFAKPIKSLLAKHDTIYYATGGGIAAMKEDTYIEGTGLPGLGDEVLCMQFYHDTLYAGGDFGGYIKKWTGKKWETLGRGLSALNSGEVDALSVYNNQLIAGGLFKYADGKVVNNIAAWDGTAWHNLGEGTKLSTSEYLGNVNALTVYGDKLIAGGNFDTVGNKPAYNIAEWNGLEWQPMPGLCGIVEDIIPYKGGIYAAGSFGGYDVCDANRVAFYNGNDWVDLGFGMQSLIVCLALFNDQLVVGGSFYKAGTTSANKIAMLTNFTGATDFRNNEQISVYPNPATDQLHIETPGIRNATVTIINLLGQVVLNSSFLIMH